A window of Besnoitia besnoiti strain Bb-Ger1 chromosome Unknown contig00069, whole genome shotgun sequence contains these coding sequences:
- a CDS encoding cytochrome b (encoded by transcript BESB_070310) — protein sequence MSAHYSLVIEQDSFVPYLPYYLIGLIFLQTAFGLIELSHPDNSIPVNRFVTPLHIVPEWYFLAYYAVLKVIPSKTGGLLVFMSSLINLALLSEIRALNTRMLIRQHFMTRNVVSGWVIIWVYSMIFLIIIGSAIPQATYILYGRLATIVYLTTGLVLCLY from the exons atgtcggctcattactcccttgttattgaacaagattca tttgttccctatctaccatattatctaattggtttaattttcttacaaacggcttttggtttgattgaattatcgcacccagataactccataccagtgaaccggtttgtaactccgcttcatatcgtacctgaatggtactttttagcatattatgcggtgttaaaagtaatcccatccaaaaccggtggtttgttagtatttatgtcctctctcattaacttagctcttttatctgaaattcgagctttgaatactcgaatgttgatacgacaacattttatgactcgaaatgtagtcagtggatgggtaattatttgggtatacagtatgatcttcttgattattattggtagtgctattccacaagcgacttatatcttatatggtagattagctactatcgtatatcttactaccggattggttctatgcttatactaa